In the genome of Gordonia rubripertincta, one region contains:
- the disA gene encoding DNA integrity scanning diadenylate cyclase DisA, whose protein sequence is MVAEVVKSELARETLARVAPGTPLRDGLERILRGGTGALIVLGHDSDVEKICDGGFHLDVEFAPTRLRELAKMDGAVVLSTDGKRIVRANVQLVPDPSIPTEESGTRHRNAERTAIQTGHPVISVSASMSIVSVYVDGARRVVESPDPILSRANVALATLERYKARLDEVIAALSRAEIEDYVLLRDAMSTAQRMEMVRRVSVEIEEYVLELGTNGRQVSLQLEELISDNDTMRELLVRDYFASPEPATAEDVRQALEVIEELSDADLLDLTQLAGAFGYPTTIDAQDNTMSPRGYRLLARISRLQFAHVDRLVRSFGTLQALLASTSADLQAVEGIGSIWARHIREGLSRLAETSIERYD, encoded by the coding sequence ATGGTTGCCGAAGTGGTGAAGTCCGAGCTCGCGCGTGAGACGTTGGCGCGCGTCGCGCCGGGCACCCCGCTACGCGACGGCCTGGAGCGGATCCTGCGTGGCGGTACGGGCGCCCTGATCGTGCTGGGGCACGACTCCGACGTCGAAAAGATCTGCGACGGCGGTTTCCATCTCGACGTCGAGTTCGCCCCCACCCGGCTGCGTGAGCTCGCCAAGATGGACGGCGCGGTGGTCCTGTCCACCGACGGAAAGCGCATCGTGCGCGCCAACGTCCAGCTCGTGCCGGACCCCTCGATCCCCACCGAGGAATCGGGCACCCGGCATCGTAACGCCGAACGCACCGCGATCCAGACCGGTCACCCGGTCATCTCGGTCAGTGCCTCGATGTCGATTGTCAGCGTCTACGTCGACGGCGCTCGTCGTGTCGTCGAGAGCCCCGACCCCATCCTGTCGCGCGCGAACGTCGCCCTGGCCACCCTGGAGCGGTACAAGGCACGTCTCGACGAGGTCATCGCCGCGTTGTCGCGCGCCGAGATCGAGGACTACGTGCTGCTGCGCGACGCCATGTCGACCGCACAGCGCATGGAGATGGTGCGGCGGGTATCGGTGGAGATCGAGGAGTACGTCCTCGAACTGGGCACCAACGGTCGACAGGTGAGCCTGCAGCTCGAAGAGCTCATCAGCGACAACGACACCATGCGAGAACTGCTCGTCCGCGACTACTTCGCCAGCCCCGAACCCGCCACCGCCGAAGACGTCCGACAGGCACTCGAGGTCATCGAGGAACTCAGCGACGCCGATCTCCTCGATCTCACCCAGCTCGCCGGCGCCTTCGGCTACCCGACGACGATCGACGCCCAGGACAACACCATGAGTCCGCGCGGCTACCGGCTGCTCGCACGCATCTCACGTCTGCAGTTCGCGCACGTGGACCGGCTCGTTCGCAGCTTCGGCACCCTGCAGGCGCTGCTTGCG